The following are encoded in a window of Panthera leo isolate Ple1 chromosome B2, P.leo_Ple1_pat1.1, whole genome shotgun sequence genomic DNA:
- the LOC122219157 gene encoding 60S ribosomal protein L39-like, translating into MSSHKSFRIKRFLAKKQKQNHPITRWIQMKTGNKIRYNSKRRLWRRTKLGL; encoded by the coding sequence ATGTCTTCTCACAAGTCTTTCAGGATCAAGCGATTCCtggccaagaaacaaaagcagaatcatCCCATTACCCGGTGGATTCAGATGAAAACTGGTAATAAAATCCGATACAACTCCAAGAGGCGGCTTTGGAGAAGAACGAAGCTGGGTCTGTAA